In uncultured Ilyobacter sp., a genomic segment contains:
- a CDS encoding DUF116 domain-containing protein: MVKNLLLKTAYTFYYFAYIVAKKFNKNRCENNCVSKSFIKFNNRLAVKRSKNIKIEKIALLLPHCIQNYSCPYKITSDIGNCRECGLCKIGEISKLVKERNAIVKIATGGTLARLFLKNEKPDFVVAVACERDLVAGIYDSFPMIVYGIFNRLDNGPCMNTDVSLEEIKKIFDLVGKK, translated from the coding sequence ATGGTCAAAAATTTACTGTTAAAAACAGCTTATACATTTTATTATTTTGCCTATATTGTGGCGAAAAAATTTAACAAAAACAGATGTGAAAATAATTGTGTTTCAAAGAGTTTTATAAAGTTTAATAATAGACTGGCTGTGAAGAGAAGTAAGAATATAAAAATAGAGAAAATAGCCCTTCTCCTTCCCCACTGTATACAAAATTATTCGTGTCCCTATAAGATAACTTCTGATATAGGAAACTGCAGAGAGTGTGGGTTATGCAAAATAGGTGAGATATCTAAATTAGTGAAGGAAAGAAACGCCATAGTAAAAATAGCTACAGGTGGTACTTTGGCAAGACTTTTTCTGAAAAATGAAAAACCTGATTTTGTAGTGGCTGTGGCCTGCGAAAGGGATCTTGTTGCAGGGATATATGACTCCTTTCCCATGATAGTTTACGGGATATTCAACAGACTAGACAACGGTCCGTGCATGAATACAGATGTTTCTTTAGAAGAGATAAAAAAAATTTTTGATTTAGTTGGAAAAAAATAG
- the dnaN gene encoding DNA polymerase III subunit beta translates to MNIKVDRQEFLKTLRIVEKAIAENKIRPIISCVYLEAQEEGKIILRGTNLELTITSFMDGEVQQKGKAVFSYQLVEEYLKEITDKEINLVVKEGLLIIETSDSSSEFSVMEPEEYPRIKDSIEGTGIVFSREKLAEMLEKTKFGASSSTDNLSINCVRVEIEDKRIKVVATDTYRLVYLEDDIEYEGSLKVSIPLTTVEALIKTLRTLDEENVEFKFEENQVFFRVGSSMVLSRVIDLPFPDYNGIMKSVSHNKKISVNTEEFTKVLKRVQIFVKNNSESKYSAIFSLEAGSFYVSGVSETAKVNEHIEVEQEGDDVKISLNVKFLLDYIQHLDKNDRLIIDLLTSNSAIQLKNSKDEKYLYIAMPLALRD, encoded by the coding sequence TTGAATATCAAGGTAGACAGACAGGAGTTTTTAAAAACTCTTAGGATAGTTGAAAAAGCCATAGCTGAAAATAAAATAAGGCCTATAATTTCCTGTGTGTACTTAGAGGCACAGGAAGAGGGTAAAATAATACTAAGAGGTACAAATCTTGAACTTACTATAACATCTTTTATGGATGGAGAGGTTCAGCAAAAGGGAAAAGCGGTATTTTCATACCAGCTTGTAGAAGAATATCTAAAGGAAATAACTGACAAAGAGATAAACCTTGTGGTAAAGGAGGGGCTTCTCATTATAGAGACCTCTGATTCATCTTCTGAGTTTTCTGTAATGGAACCTGAAGAGTATCCTAGAATAAAAGACAGTATAGAGGGAACAGGTATAGTTTTTTCCAGAGAAAAACTTGCTGAAATGCTTGAAAAGACAAAATTTGGTGCTTCTTCCTCTACGGACAACTTGTCTATAAATTGTGTGAGAGTGGAAATAGAAGATAAGAGGATAAAGGTTGTAGCCACTGACACTTACCGTCTGGTGTATCTAGAAGATGATATAGAGTATGAGGGTTCTTTGAAGGTCAGCATACCTCTAACTACTGTAGAGGCATTGATAAAAACCCTTAGAACCTTAGATGAAGAAAATGTTGAATTTAAGTTTGAAGAGAATCAGGTTTTCTTCAGAGTGGGAAGTTCAATGGTTTTGAGCAGGGTAATAGATCTGCCGTTTCCAGATTATAACGGCATTATGAAATCTGTGTCTCATAATAAAAAAATATCGGTGAATACTGAAGAATTTACAAAGGTACTAAAAAGAGTACAGATATTCGTGAAAAATAACAGTGAATCTAAATACAGTGCAATATTTAGTCTAGAGGCGGGAAGTTTTTATGTAAGCGGAGTGTCAGAAACTGCCAAGGTGAATGAGCATATAGAGGTGGAACAAGAGGGGGATGATGTAAAAATTTCCCTGAATGTAAAATTCCTCCTAGATTATATACAGCATCTGGATAAAAATGACAGGTTAATAATTGATCTTTTAACCTCAAATAGTGCCATACAACTTAAAAACAGCAAAGATGAAAAATATTTGTATATAGCTATGCCTTTAGCCCTAAGAGATTAA
- a CDS encoding sigma-70 family RNA polymerase sigma factor translates to MEKERDLVSLYLEDIRSYDILTKEEELDLLIRAKSGCEDAKHKLILSNLRLVVNIAKSYVHKGMGFIDLISEGNFGLMHAIEKFDVDKGFRFSTYAVWWIKQSISKAIISKGREIRIPSYKHDLLNKVNKFIMEFVMKNSVYPNIEDIALGLDITPKKVQKVMLEFQDLLSLNASIGDDIFLEDTISQPDEESLEDEVLGEIGRNEINDILEVLKPREKEILKLRYGLDGYEIHTLEEIGKSFNITRERVRQIEKKTLQKLRNKFSEELKPYLFK, encoded by the coding sequence ATGGAAAAAGAAAGAGATTTAGTTTCACTTTATCTTGAGGATATCCGTAGTTATGACATTTTGACGAAAGAAGAGGAATTAGACCTTTTAATAAGGGCTAAGAGCGGCTGTGAAGATGCTAAACACAAACTTATTCTTTCTAATTTAAGATTGGTTGTTAATATAGCTAAAAGTTACGTCCATAAAGGAATGGGTTTTATTGACCTGATAAGTGAGGGTAATTTTGGACTCATGCATGCTATAGAAAAATTTGATGTAGATAAAGGTTTTAGGTTTTCTACTTATGCTGTCTGGTGGATAAAACAGTCTATAAGTAAGGCCATCATAAGTAAGGGAAGAGAAATAAGAATTCCTTCATATAAGCATGATCTTTTAAACAAGGTAAATAAATTTATAATGGAATTTGTGATGAAAAATAGTGTTTACCCGAATATAGAGGATATAGCACTAGGACTAGATATTACTCCTAAAAAGGTTCAGAAGGTTATGCTTGAATTCCAAGATCTTTTGTCCTTAAACGCATCTATCGGTGATGACATTTTCCTAGAAGATACAATCAGTCAGCCTGACGAGGAATCTCTAGAAGATGAGGTTCTAGGAGAGATAGGGAGAAATGAGATAAATGATATACTAGAGGTGCTAAAACCCCGTGAAAAGGAGATATTGAAACTGAGATATGGACTTGACGGTTATGAGATACACACCCTAGAGGAAATAGGGAAAAGTTTTAACATAACCAGAGAGAGAGTTAGACAGATAGAGAAAAAAACCCTTCAGAAACTTCGAAATAAGTTTAGTGAAGAGTTAAAACCATATCTTTTTAAATAA
- a CDS encoding NAD(P)H-dependent glycerol-3-phosphate dehydrogenase — protein sequence MDKIVVMGAGSWGTALAVLLAEKGYPVTLWEYQKERAEKLQAERMNPMYLKGIKFPDTLSVTSELDGLLEGAQCVVFSVPSQVLRGVVESISSQITKDIVLVNTAKGLEVLTGMRLSEVMKDEIMGKFHKNIVVLSGPTHAEEVANKIPSTIVAAGNLENAKKIQEIFNTGTFRVYINEDIIGVEIGGAVKNCLAIAAGMADGMEFGDNTKAALITRGIAEITRFGVELGADEKTFSGLSGIGDLIVTCASKHSRNRHVGDKLGKGMKLQAILDEMLMVAEGVPTVKAVYEKSKSYEVSMPILDAVYKVLYEDADAKEMVKKLMERDLKEEFY from the coding sequence ATGGACAAAATTGTTGTAATGGGCGCCGGAAGCTGGGGAACGGCTTTGGCGGTATTATTGGCTGAAAAGGGGTATCCAGTTACTTTGTGGGAATATCAAAAGGAAAGAGCAGAAAAACTTCAGGCAGAAAGAATGAACCCGATGTACCTGAAGGGAATAAAATTTCCTGATACCTTGAGTGTGACTTCCGAGTTAGATGGTTTATTAGAAGGAGCCCAGTGTGTTGTTTTTTCAGTTCCGTCCCAGGTGCTAAGAGGGGTAGTCGAAAGTATATCATCTCAGATAACAAAAGATATCGTTCTTGTAAATACTGCCAAGGGACTAGAGGTTTTAACAGGTATGAGACTTTCAGAGGTTATGAAAGATGAGATAATGGGGAAATTCCATAAAAATATAGTTGTGCTGTCAGGGCCTACCCATGCAGAAGAAGTTGCTAACAAGATACCTTCTACCATTGTAGCGGCCGGAAATCTAGAAAATGCAAAAAAAATACAGGAAATTTTCAATACTGGAACCTTTAGGGTGTATATCAACGAGGATATAATAGGTGTTGAAATAGGTGGAGCAGTAAAGAACTGTCTGGCTATAGCAGCTGGAATGGCAGACGGAATGGAGTTTGGAGACAATACCAAGGCCGCTCTTATAACCAGAGGGATTGCAGAGATAACAAGATTTGGAGTGGAACTGGGGGCAGACGAAAAAACCTTCAGCGGACTCAGTGGTATAGGGGATCTTATTGTTACCTGTGCCAGCAAACACAGTAGAAACAGACATGTAGGGGATAAACTTGGAAAAGGTATGAAACTTCAGGCCATACTAGATGAGATGCTCATGGTAGCTGAAGGGGTTCCAACGGTAAAGGCTGTCTATGAAAAGTCTAAATCCTATGAGGTGTCTATGCCAATACTTGACGCTGTGTACAAGGTGCTTTATGAAGATGCCGATGCAAAAGAGATGGTAAAGAAACTAATGGAAAGAGATCTAAAAGAGGAATTTTATTAA
- the plsY gene encoding glycerol-3-phosphate 1-O-acyltransferase PlsY, with the protein MFKFIFFAVLAYVMGSIPTGVIIGKKLKGIDIREHGSKNSGATNAYRVLGARYGVMVLAADAAKGFFPVMLADLAGIEGTLLILVGLITIIGHSLSIFLKFKGGKGVATSLGVFLYLVPQIMLVTIGVFVIVAYFSKYVSLASVTCAALLPILTLVMPIRESLIRVELFIMTFLIGAFVIYRHRTNISRLMNGNENKFKFK; encoded by the coding sequence ATGTTTAAATTTATATTTTTTGCAGTTTTGGCATATGTTATGGGATCAATACCAACAGGTGTTATAATAGGAAAAAAACTGAAGGGCATAGACATAAGAGAGCATGGAAGTAAAAACTCGGGGGCTACAAATGCTTACAGAGTATTAGGTGCTAGATACGGAGTGATGGTGTTAGCAGCTGATGCAGCCAAAGGCTTTTTCCCTGTTATGCTTGCAGACCTTGCAGGAATAGAGGGAACTTTACTGATATTGGTAGGTCTAATAACAATAATAGGTCATTCCCTGTCGATTTTTCTAAAGTTCAAGGGAGGGAAAGGTGTTGCCACCAGTTTGGGGGTATTTCTCTATCTTGTTCCCCAGATTATGTTAGTGACTATAGGGGTCTTTGTCATAGTGGCATATTTTAGCAAATATGTATCTCTAGCCTCTGTTACCTGTGCAGCTCTACTGCCGATACTGACTCTTGTAATGCCAATTAGAGAATCCCTTATAAGGGTAGAACTTTTCATTATGACATTTTTGATAGGTGCATTTGTAATATACAGACACAGAACAAATATATCTAGGCTTATGAATGGAAACGAAAATAAATTTAAATTTAAATAG
- the rlmD gene encoding 23S rRNA (uracil(1939)-C(5))-methyltransferase RlmD — protein sequence MVLKKDQIIELDIEKLIFGGEGLGYFEKMAVFVPMSVPGDRVRVKIISLKKSYARGIIEAIIKPGRERSADKDKISFEDFHGCDFGMLNYESQLKYKKEMVEDVVKKIGKVENFEIYDTIGSGSPKYYRNKVIEPFAFKDGKIISGFFKKKSHEVFEVSENMLQSKLANRIIKELKEILNKKRIPVYDEKRHRGILRHVMVRTNSFDEAMVVLVVKGEPTKNLRKILFDLRDRCPEVKSAYISINNKKTNVALGDEDIYVYGDETLKEELFDIKFNVSPKSFFQINLEQTKKLYETAVSYFDDVNNKNIVDAYSGTGTIAMILSRWAKKVFAIEMVKSATLDAKKTSMENEIKNIDFINGKVESKLEELLKKREKIDAIIFDPPRKGIEESVLHSVAKTGINEIVYISCNPSTFARDANVLNEIGYDLLKVQPVDMFPQTSHIEVVGKFVKRT from the coding sequence ATGGTGCTAAAGAAAGATCAGATAATTGAGCTAGATATAGAAAAGCTTATTTTTGGAGGAGAAGGACTAGGGTATTTTGAAAAAATGGCTGTGTTCGTTCCTATGTCAGTACCTGGGGACAGAGTGAGAGTTAAAATTATATCCCTAAAGAAAAGTTATGCCAGGGGGATTATAGAGGCCATAATAAAACCAGGTAGAGAAAGATCAGCGGACAAAGACAAGATTTCCTTTGAAGATTTCCACGGATGCGATTTTGGAATGCTGAATTATGAAAGCCAGCTGAAATATAAAAAAGAGATGGTAGAAGACGTAGTAAAAAAAATAGGCAAAGTGGAAAATTTTGAAATATACGACACAATAGGAAGTGGTTCCCCAAAATATTACAGAAACAAGGTAATAGAACCCTTTGCTTTTAAAGATGGAAAGATAATCTCAGGTTTTTTTAAGAAAAAATCTCACGAAGTTTTTGAAGTGTCTGAAAATATGCTTCAGTCAAAACTTGCAAATAGAATAATAAAAGAGCTAAAGGAAATACTTAATAAAAAAAGAATACCTGTCTATGATGAGAAAAGGCACAGAGGTATCTTGAGACATGTTATGGTGAGGACCAATTCGTTTGATGAAGCCATGGTGGTACTTGTTGTAAAAGGGGAACCTACCAAAAATTTGAGAAAGATTTTATTTGATCTGAGAGACCGGTGTCCTGAGGTAAAATCTGCCTATATTTCCATAAATAACAAGAAAACCAATGTGGCCCTTGGGGACGAGGATATCTATGTATATGGAGACGAGACATTAAAAGAGGAGCTTTTTGATATAAAATTCAATGTATCTCCTAAATCTTTTTTTCAGATAAATCTGGAACAGACAAAGAAACTTTATGAAACGGCTGTCTCCTATTTTGATGACGTAAATAATAAAAATATAGTAGACGCCTATTCTGGTACTGGTACGATAGCTATGATACTTTCCCGTTGGGCGAAAAAAGTCTTTGCCATAGAGATGGTAAAATCTGCGACTTTAGATGCAAAAAAAACCAGTATGGAAAATGAAATTAAAAATATTGATTTTATAAACGGAAAAGTAGAAAGCAAACTAGAGGAACTCCTCAAAAAAAGAGAAAAAATAGATGCCATTATCTTTGACCCGCCTAGAAAGGGGATAGAGGAAAGTGTCCTGCACAGTGTTGCAAAAACCGGAATAAATGAGATAGTTTACATATCGTGCAATCCTTCTACATTTGCAAGGGATGCCAATGTTTTAAATGAAATAGGTTACGATCTTTTGAAGGTACAGCCTGTAGACATGTTTCCTCAGACTAGTCATATAGAGGTTGTGGGGAAATTTGTAAAAAGAACTTAG
- the rsmH gene encoding 16S rRNA (cytosine(1402)-N(4))-methyltransferase RsmH, producing MFEDIECEYHIPVLYRETIENLVKDKNGVYLDCTLGGGGHSEGILKSLSENGKLISIDQDQQALDFAGERLGKYGKKWEAYKDNFENLDTVLYLAGYDKIDGILMDIGVSSTQLDDPERGFSYRFDTKLDMRMNKNAKVSAYEVVNQYEEGRLSKIIYDYGEERHARRIARLICEIRAEKPIETTGDLVEIIKRAYKGKSPKHPAMKTFQAIRIEVNRELEVLERSIDKAINALKPGGRLAIITFHSLEDRMVKNKFKEMSVDCICPPELPVCRCDNKAKVKIITRKPIAPKEDELKFNRRARSSKLRVVERLG from the coding sequence ATGTTTGAAGATATAGAATGTGAATATCATATACCTGTGTTGTATCGTGAAACAATAGAAAATCTTGTAAAAGATAAAAACGGGGTATATTTAGACTGCACCTTAGGAGGGGGAGGTCATTCAGAGGGAATTCTAAAGAGCCTGTCTGAAAATGGAAAACTTATTTCCATAGACCAGGACCAGCAAGCCCTTGATTTTGCAGGGGAAAGGCTGGGGAAATACGGTAAGAAGTGGGAGGCTTACAAGGATAACTTTGAAAACCTAGATACAGTGCTATACCTCGCAGGTTATGATAAGATAGACGGGATACTTATGGATATAGGGGTCTCTTCTACACAGCTAGATGACCCAGAAAGAGGCTTCTCATATAGATTTGATACCAAGTTGGATATGAGAATGAACAAAAATGCCAAGGTATCAGCCTATGAAGTTGTAAACCAGTATGAGGAAGGAAGACTTTCTAAAATAATATATGATTACGGAGAAGAACGTCATGCGAGAAGGATAGCAAGGCTTATATGTGAGATCAGGGCAGAAAAGCCCATAGAGACAACTGGAGACCTTGTGGAAATAATAAAAAGAGCATACAAGGGGAAAAGTCCCAAGCATCCTGCTATGAAAACCTTTCAGGCTATCAGAATCGAGGTAAACAGAGAGCTAGAGGTTTTAGAAAGGTCTATAGACAAGGCTATAAATGCTCTTAAACCTGGAGGAAGACTTGCTATAATAACCTTTCATTCACTAGAAGACAGAATGGTAAAAAATAAGTTTAAAGAGATGTCGGTAGACTGCATATGTCCGCCTGAACTCCCTGTATGCAGATGTGACAACAAGGCCAAGGTAAAAATAATAACACGAAAACCTATTGCTCCAAAGGAAGATGAGCTTAAATTTAATAGGAGAGCCCGTTCATCAAAACTGAGAGTGGTGGAAAGACTGGGGTAA
- a CDS encoding GGDEF domain-containing protein, with protein sequence MNNILWDNKLKILDFAFQPIISANSGEIYGVEALLRNSLEAGFKNIGDIFDSAYQDGSLYTLDLMLREKAIQKFKKLKFHKSIKIFYNLDNRLLEMPNFSMGKTELLLKENKIEKSSLCFEISEKYKLNKIEDINDMLSVYKSEGYIIALDDFGSGFSNLQKLYHFDINLLKIDRFFIKNVGKSSKKRIFLNNIINLVHTLGGLVVAEGIETEEEMQVCRMLGCDLLQGYYIQHPSQNLDDIKVLYHHVKENIVKHENFLGEDRNIIESHILKIEGTYIENHMDKILEVLKKNSHAEVFPIIDQDKRVLGLIREKKIKRYLLAPFGNEFLKKKTVRDLMDIAIIADINVSINRLIEILSLNDEVEFIIITCDGKYKGYLDKNAVIKIISEKKIGEAKNQNPLTKLPGNTQISDFIEKTLLDKANGYIYTYFDFNNFKSYNDKYGFKKGDKIITLFSEILKDEEKDENSFIGHVGGDDFFLGIRQKPNKNFNDVLDKITSIAEMFKTQARDHYDQKDLKKGFILSQDRSGQIRKVPLITVSAAILEIIPGERNCTIEDVSDLLFKLKKNSKIAKDSTCCSTIMPYKQIF encoded by the coding sequence ATGAACAACATACTTTGGGATAACAAACTAAAAATTTTAGATTTTGCTTTTCAGCCTATAATATCTGCAAATTCAGGTGAGATATACGGTGTAGAAGCTCTTCTTAGAAATAGTTTAGAAGCTGGTTTCAAAAATATCGGAGATATCTTTGACAGCGCCTACCAGGATGGTTCCTTATATACACTAGATTTAATGCTTCGAGAAAAAGCCATCCAAAAATTTAAAAAACTGAAATTCCATAAAAGTATAAAAATATTTTATAATCTAGACAATCGGCTTTTAGAAATGCCTAACTTTTCAATGGGAAAAACAGAGCTTCTTCTGAAGGAAAATAAAATAGAAAAGAGCTCTTTGTGTTTTGAGATATCGGAAAAATACAAACTTAATAAGATAGAAGATATCAATGATATGCTGAGCGTATATAAGAGTGAAGGGTATATTATTGCCTTAGATGACTTTGGAAGCGGTTTTTCTAATCTTCAGAAACTTTATCACTTTGACATAAATCTTTTAAAAATAGACAGATTTTTTATCAAAAATGTGGGAAAGAGCAGTAAAAAAAGAATTTTCTTAAACAACATAATAAATCTAGTTCATACTCTAGGGGGACTTGTAGTGGCAGAAGGTATCGAGACAGAAGAAGAGATGCAGGTTTGTCGTATGCTCGGCTGTGATCTCTTACAGGGGTATTACATACAACACCCTAGTCAAAACTTAGACGATATCAAAGTGTTGTATCACCATGTAAAAGAAAACATAGTAAAACATGAGAATTTTTTAGGGGAAGACAGAAACATTATTGAAAGTCATATTTTAAAAATAGAAGGAACCTACATAGAAAATCATATGGATAAGATTTTAGAAGTTTTGAAAAAAAATAGCCATGCTGAGGTCTTCCCGATAATAGACCAAGACAAGAGGGTTCTTGGTCTGATAAGGGAAAAAAAGATCAAAAGATATCTTCTGGCTCCCTTTGGAAATGAATTCCTCAAGAAGAAAACTGTACGTGACCTAATGGACATTGCAATAATTGCAGATATTAACGTCAGCATAAACAGACTAATAGAGATACTCTCATTAAATGATGAGGTAGAATTTATAATCATAACCTGCGATGGTAAGTATAAAGGTTATCTTGATAAAAATGCAGTCATTAAAATAATCAGTGAAAAGAAGATAGGAGAAGCCAAAAATCAAAATCCCCTTACAAAGCTTCCAGGAAATACCCAAATATCCGATTTTATAGAAAAAACTCTTTTAGATAAAGCAAATGGATATATTTACACATACTTTGATTTCAATAATTTCAAGAGTTACAATGACAAGTATGGATTTAAAAAAGGGGACAAAATAATCACCTTGTTTAGTGAGATTTTAAAAGATGAAGAAAAAGATGAAAATTCATTTATCGGCCACGTAGGTGGGGATGATTTTTTTTTAGGCATAAGACAGAAACCAAATAAAAATTTTAATGATGTTCTAGATAAGATAACCTCAATTGCAGAGATGTTTAAAACCCAGGCCCGAGACCATTATGATCAGAAAGATTTGAAAAAGGGTTTCATTTTAAGTCAAGACAGGAGTGGACAGATTAGAAAGGTACCTCTTATAACTGTCTCTGCTGCAATTTTAGAAATTATTCCAGGAGAAAGGAATTGTACAATCGAGGATGTCAGTGATCTCCTATTTAAATTAAAAAAGAACTCTAAAATAGCAAAAGATTCCACATGCTGTTCGACAATTATGCCTTATAAACAAATTTTTTAA
- a CDS encoding YggT family protein: MLSILKIIDLAIRALKMLILIRIVISWVAPYSRNEFTHLVYEVTEPILRPFRMLIPLGSMRMDLSPILAYFALNLIRNLAFGLLLR, translated from the coding sequence ATGTTGTCGATTTTAAAAATTATAGATCTTGCAATAAGAGCCTTAAAAATGTTGATTTTGATAAGGATTGTAATATCTTGGGTGGCTCCGTACAGCAGAAATGAGTTTACTCATCTTGTATATGAGGTTACAGAACCGATACTGAGACCTTTTAGGATGCTTATACCTTTAGGGTCTATGAGGATGGATCTATCCCCTATACTTGCCTACTTTGCCCTTAATCTAATAAGGAATTTGGCATTTGGACTGTTGCTACGTTAG
- the pgsA gene encoding CDP-diacylglycerol--glycerol-3-phosphate 3-phosphatidyltransferase, protein MNLPNQLTLLRIILAIPFIFFLGNAESGGFSYRVIALVIFSVASITDFLDGYIARKRNLITDFGKLMDPLADKILVISALVIFVDIKYIPAWMSIVVIAREFLISGIRTLAAAKGEVIPAAKLGKYKTTSQMIVIIIIMIFGKNQYNFYLMLIPVILTIWSGWEYTVKAKHYFMNVK, encoded by the coding sequence ATGAATCTGCCTAATCAATTAACGCTGCTCAGAATAATTTTAGCAATTCCGTTTATATTCTTTTTGGGGAATGCAGAAAGTGGAGGTTTTTCCTACAGAGTTATTGCACTGGTTATATTTTCAGTAGCTTCAATAACTGATTTCCTTGACGGTTATATAGCAAGAAAAAGAAATCTCATAACTGATTTCGGGAAACTAATGGATCCCTTAGCTGACAAAATACTAGTTATATCCGCCCTTGTAATATTTGTGGATATAAAATATATACCGGCGTGGATGTCTATAGTGGTAATTGCAAGAGAGTTTTTGATCAGTGGTATAAGGACACTGGCTGCAGCCAAGGGAGAGGTAATACCAGCGGCAAAACTGGGAAAATACAAAACTACCTCCCAGATGATAGTAATAATAATCATAATGATATTTGGTAAAAATCAATATAACTTTTATCTGATGTTGATCCCTGTGATACTAACTATATGGTCAGGATGGGAGTATACGGTAAAAGCTAAACACTACTTTATGAATGTAAAATAA
- the rimO gene encoding 30S ribosomal protein S12 methylthiotransferase RimO: MKLALISLGCSKNLVDSENLIGIMVNKKGFEMTTDIEDADIALINTCGFIGDAKEESIQTILEIGEHKRDGNLKKIIVAGCLAQRYAEEIISEMPEVDAVIGTGEIDKIEEVVDEVLSGKKIIKSESLEFLANADTERILTTHPHTAYLKIAEGCNRRCTYCIIPKLRGDLRSRTIEDIVEEAQRLAAGGVREINLLAQETTEYGIDLYKKKALPDVMKALSKVEGIEWIRTYYMFPNSITDELIQTIKEEGKVCNYFDVPVQHVSDSVLRNMGRAKTGQQIKELLYKIRREIPDATIRTTVIVGFPGETEEDFIQLKEFVEEFKFDYVGVFKYSREEDTVAHDMDEQIDEEVKHRRWVELTNLQSEIAEIKNRGFIGKTIEVMIDTVSSESEYMLEGRTRGQALEIDGKILTNDGTAKQGEIVKVKIEQNFDYDLLGAIVENENNVG, from the coding sequence ATGAAATTAGCGTTAATAAGTTTAGGGTGCAGTAAAAACCTGGTTGACAGTGAGAATCTCATAGGGATAATGGTCAATAAAAAAGGATTTGAGATGACAACTGATATAGAGGATGCAGATATAGCTCTTATAAATACCTGTGGATTTATCGGAGATGCAAAGGAAGAGTCTATCCAGACGATACTAGAAATAGGGGAACACAAGAGAGATGGGAACCTGAAAAAGATAATAGTGGCAGGCTGCCTTGCACAAAGATACGCAGAAGAGATAATAAGTGAGATGCCTGAAGTAGATGCAGTAATAGGAACCGGAGAGATAGATAAGATTGAAGAGGTCGTAGACGAGGTTCTATCGGGAAAAAAGATAATAAAAAGCGAAAGCTTGGAATTTCTTGCAAATGCCGACACAGAGAGGATACTGACGACACATCCTCATACAGCTTATCTAAAAATAGCCGAAGGATGTAACAGAAGATGTACATACTGCATCATACCAAAGCTCAGAGGGGATCTTAGAAGTAGGACTATAGAGGATATAGTCGAAGAGGCTCAAAGGCTTGCGGCTGGTGGAGTGAGAGAGATAAATCTTCTAGCTCAGGAAACTACTGAATACGGAATCGATCTCTACAAAAAGAAAGCCCTTCCGGATGTTATGAAGGCTCTTTCGAAAGTAGAAGGAATAGAATGGATAAGAACATATTATATGTTCCCTAATTCTATAACTGATGAACTGATTCAGACAATTAAGGAAGAAGGAAAAGTATGTAATTATTTTGATGTCCCTGTGCAGCATGTTTCTGACAGCGTACTCCGTAATATGGGTCGTGCCAAAACTGGACAACAGATAAAAGAGCTGCTTTATAAAATAAGGCGGGAAATACCTGATGCGACAATAAGAACTACTGTTATTGTCGGATTCCCAGGAGAAACAGAAGAGGATTTTATCCAGCTTAAAGAGTTTGTAGAAGAATTTAAATTTGACTATGTGGGAGTATTCAAGTACTCTAGAGAAGAGGACACAGTAGCTCATGATATGGATGAACAGATAGACGAGGAAGTGAAACACAGAAGATGGGTGGAACTCACAAATCTTCAGTCAGAAATAGCTGAAATAAAAAACAGGGGATTTATAGGTAAAACTATAGAAGTTATGATAGACACTGTATCTTCTGAAAGTGAATATATGCTTGAGGGAAGAACTAGAGGACAGGCTCTCGAAATAGACGGGAAAATTTTGACCAACGATGGGACAGCAAAACAAGGAGAGATAGTAAAAGTCAAAATCGAACAAAATTTTGATTATGATCTTCTAGGGGCCATCGTAGAAAATGAAAATAATGTAGGGTAA